From Watersipora subatra chromosome 2, tzWatSuba1.1, whole genome shotgun sequence, one genomic window encodes:
- the LOC137387383 gene encoding sulfotransferase 1C2A-like isoform X1: MSNNVKEAQVLKNYKMGPNAPVHPGARSKSGRYLSSEDGTVQVPALIALPSAFRHVLSDLETYKWKTGDFMLNTYPKNGTYFVWEIMSMLLKGSADYIETPKQLLVIDLFPVSKIEDTVPSPRVLQSHYRPDVLIPEFRKNKTVIVIRNPKDVCISLYHHERTVMANIIESYEPLRDLSLSDWVRMFLYDKDVPYGNYFDYTAYVWSLREDPTVLVLFFEDFKINPVETIAKLNNFMETERSMELVQQIADATEFEKMKKGKIEHCKDLGVKMAAQTGQPEDETKQKAQLIINNLYRKGTIGDWKNQLTVADNELFNSFLESWEEGKDIPFLYE; encoded by the exons ATGTCTAACAACGTGAAAGAAGCGCAG GTactgaaaaattataaaatgggACCAAATGCCCCAGTTCATCCTGGAGCTCGATCAAAGAGTGGCCGGTATCTCTCCAGCGAAGATGGAACTGTGCAAGTACCAGCATTGATAGCATTGCCATCCGCATTCAGACACGTGCTATCTGATCTGGAAACATACAAGTGGAAAACAGGAGACTTCATGCTGAATACGTACCCCAAGAATG GCACATACTTTGTATGGGAAATAATGTCAATGCTGCTGAAAGGGTCAGCGGATTATATAGAAACCCCGAAGCAACTGCTCGTGATCGACTTATTTCCTGTGAGTAAAATTGAAGATACAGTTCCATCCCCTCGTGTCTTACAGAGTCACTACAGACCCGATGTGCTTATACCAGAGTTTCGCAAAAACAAAACTGTCATAG TGATTCGTAACCCAAAAGATGTCTGCATCTCCCTGTACCACCATGAGCGAACAGTG ATGGCCAACATCATTGAGTCATATGAACCTCTCAGAGACTTATCGCTGTCTGACTGGGTGCGAATGTTCCTCTATGATAAGGATGTGCCTTATGGAAACTACTTTGACTACACAGCGTACGTCTGGTCTCTTAGAGAAGATCCCACTGTGCTTGTGCTATTCTTTGAAGACTTCAAAATA AATCCCGTGGAAACCATTGCGAAATTGAACAATTTTATGGAAACCGAGAGATCAATGGAACTTGTTCAACAAATTGCAGATGCCACGGAATTTGAAAAGATGAAGAAAGGAAAGATCGAGCATTGTAAAGATTTAGGAGTGAag ATGGCTGCCCAGACGGGACAACCAGAGGACGAAACAAAGCAAAAGGCTCAGCTGATAATCAATAACTTATACAGAAAAG GTACAATTGGTGACTGGAAGAATCAACTAACAGTTGCAGACAATGAACTATTCAACTCGTTTCTAGAGAGCTGGGAAGAAGGAAAAGATATTCCATTTTTGTATGAATAA
- the LOC137387383 gene encoding sulfotransferase 1C2A-like isoform X2, whose amino-acid sequence MGPNAPVHPGARSKSGRYLSSEDGTVQVPALIALPSAFRHVLSDLETYKWKTGDFMLNTYPKNGTYFVWEIMSMLLKGSADYIETPKQLLVIDLFPVSKIEDTVPSPRVLQSHYRPDVLIPEFRKNKTVIVIRNPKDVCISLYHHERTVMANIIESYEPLRDLSLSDWVRMFLYDKDVPYGNYFDYTAYVWSLREDPTVLVLFFEDFKINPVETIAKLNNFMETERSMELVQQIADATEFEKMKKGKIEHCKDLGVKMAAQTGQPEDETKQKAQLIINNLYRKGTIGDWKNQLTVADNELFNSFLESWEEGKDIPFLYE is encoded by the exons atgggACCAAATGCCCCAGTTCATCCTGGAGCTCGATCAAAGAGTGGCCGGTATCTCTCCAGCGAAGATGGAACTGTGCAAGTACCAGCATTGATAGCATTGCCATCCGCATTCAGACACGTGCTATCTGATCTGGAAACATACAAGTGGAAAACAGGAGACTTCATGCTGAATACGTACCCCAAGAATG GCACATACTTTGTATGGGAAATAATGTCAATGCTGCTGAAAGGGTCAGCGGATTATATAGAAACCCCGAAGCAACTGCTCGTGATCGACTTATTTCCTGTGAGTAAAATTGAAGATACAGTTCCATCCCCTCGTGTCTTACAGAGTCACTACAGACCCGATGTGCTTATACCAGAGTTTCGCAAAAACAAAACTGTCATAG TGATTCGTAACCCAAAAGATGTCTGCATCTCCCTGTACCACCATGAGCGAACAGTG ATGGCCAACATCATTGAGTCATATGAACCTCTCAGAGACTTATCGCTGTCTGACTGGGTGCGAATGTTCCTCTATGATAAGGATGTGCCTTATGGAAACTACTTTGACTACACAGCGTACGTCTGGTCTCTTAGAGAAGATCCCACTGTGCTTGTGCTATTCTTTGAAGACTTCAAAATA AATCCCGTGGAAACCATTGCGAAATTGAACAATTTTATGGAAACCGAGAGATCAATGGAACTTGTTCAACAAATTGCAGATGCCACGGAATTTGAAAAGATGAAGAAAGGAAAGATCGAGCATTGTAAAGATTTAGGAGTGAag ATGGCTGCCCAGACGGGACAACCAGAGGACGAAACAAAGCAAAAGGCTCAGCTGATAATCAATAACTTATACAGAAAAG GTACAATTGGTGACTGGAAGAATCAACTAACAGTTGCAGACAATGAACTATTCAACTCGTTTCTAGAGAGCTGGGAAGAAGGAAAAGATATTCCATTTTTGTATGAATAA